The Candidatus Binatia bacterium genome includes the window AGCCGAGCTCGAGGACGCGCGCCAGCGGGCAGGCGACGTAGGACATCGTACGTCCGTAGTACGGATCGTCGACCTCGATCGTGCGCACACCGCAGTCCTTCTCCAGGGTGGCGCGGTCGAGCCGCGTCACCACCTTGCCGTCGCGCACGAACTCGAGGACGGCGTCGTCCGCCGTCGCGACGAGGGCCGCGGCCAGCACCAGGCCCATGACCACCGCCGCCGACGCCACCGGCCCGATTCGCATCATCCGGGGAAGCTTAGCGCGAATCGCGAGAAGAGCGGAGTCTGCGGGCGTCTCGCGACGCCGTCGCAGGCGTGGCGACGGACGGAGCCGGCGGTCAACCGAAGGCTTTCGCGATCGGACCGCCGGCCTCAGCCGACCAGCGTCACCACGCGCTCGCACAGCCAGACGACGGCGAGCGTGCCGATCGCGTACGCCGGCACGAGGCGGATCCAGGCCGCCGGGGCACGGTGCGCGAGCGCCGCACGGGCGAGCGCCAGGACGCCCAGCACCAGCGCGACGAACGCGAGCTGGCCGAGCTCGATGCCGACGTTGAACGCGAGCAGCGCGAGCGGGATCTCGCCCGCCGGCAGGCCGACGTCGGCGAGCGCGCCCGCGAAGCCGAGCCCGTGCAGGAGACCGAAGGCGAAGGCCACGAGCCAGGGCCGCCGCGCGAGCAGCGACGCGGTCCCGACGTCGGGCTCGCGCAGGTGCGCGACCTCGAGCGCGACCACGACGATGCTCGCCGCGATCAGCGCCTCGACGAGCGCGGTCGGCGCGTCGACGAAGCCGAGCGTCGCGAGCGACAGCGTGACGCTGTGCCCGACGGTGAACGCGGTGATCGTCCAGAGCAGGGCGCGACGCCCGCGTACGAGCAGCACGAGCCCCAGCACGAACGCGAGGTGGTCGAGCCCGCCCGCGATGTGCTCGATGCCGAGCAGCAGGTAGTCGGCGAAGACGTCGAGCGGCCCGGCGCGCTCGGGGACCGTGAAGAGCGGCGCGTCCGCGCGCAGCACGGCCTGCACGCGCCGGCCGTCGGCGAGCTCGATGCGCAGCAGCGCGTCGCCCTGACGCGCGGCGAGCCCGCGCACGCCGACCTCGCGACCGACGAGACCGCCCGCCTCGCACGTGACGCTCCAGCGCCACAGCACGCTGCGACGCTGCACGCGCGCGCGGCGCTCCGAGGTGTCGCGGCAGTCGTCCGGCAGCACCGGCTCGAGCACGCCCTGCGCGGCGCGCGCGGTCTTCCACGACACGTCGAGGACGCCCGGTGCGCTCTCGCGCAGCTCGAGCAGCGCGGGGTCGAGCGGGTGCGCGAGCGCGGCGGGCGTCGCGCCGAGCACGGCGCACGCGAGCGCCGCGGCGAGGAGACGTGCCAGCGCCCGCACTGCTCGCCCCGTCGTCTGCAGCGTCGAGCGCACGCTCGCGCGCTCCGTCGCGCGCGCCGCCGCGCGCACCGCGGACCGCGTCACGAGCGCGCCCCGCTCGCCCCGGCGAGGGCCGCGCGCAGCGCCTCGTCCTCGATGCGCACCTCGTAGAGCGCGCGCAGCCGCGCCACGCCGCGCGCGAACGCCTCCTTCGCGAGCTCGCGCTGCACCGCACGCGTCAGCGCCGGGCGCACCTCGTCGACGGTCGGCAGGCGCGCGGGCTCCTTCGCCTCGACGCGCACCAGGTGCAGCCCGTACGGCGACTCGAGCGGGCCGTGCCAGACGCCCGGCTCGAGCGTCGCGACCTGCTCCGCGAACGGCTTGCCGAAGCGACCGATGAGCTGCCCGCGCGTGTAGGCGCGCAGCTCGTTGCCGAGCGGGAACGGATCGGACAGGGCCGCGACGTCGGGCGTGCCGTCGGCGGCACGGAGCTTCGCGAGCGTCGCGCGCGCGTCGTCCGCGACGCGTGCGCCGCGTGCGTCCGCGCTCAGGTAGACCTGCGTCAGCGTGATGCGCTCGGGCAGGCGGTACTCGTCCGCGTACCGCTCGAGGTAGGCGGCGAGGTCCTCGTCGCGCACGACGGTCGGGCCGTCGCCCTGCTGCAGCACGAGGCGCATCTTCTCGATCAGCAGCCGGCGCACGACGACGTCGTCGTCGAGCTCGAGCTCGATCGCCTCGTGCACGAGCTCCTCGGGGTCGCGCAGCGGACGGTCGCTCACCGTGCGCATCTTCTCGACCAGGCGCCGCTCGACGCTGCGGTCGCCGTGGCCGAGCGCCAGCACGCGCGCCTCGCGGAACAGCATCTCGTCGAGCACCGCCTGCTCGACGAGCGCACGGCGCTGCGCCTCGGTCGGCGGCGCGCCCCACTGCGCGACGAAACCTTCCTCGAGCGCGCGGACGCGCTCGCGCGTCACGACGATCGGCTCGCGCACGACGGGCTGCGGCGCGCTGCGCTCATGCCGTGCGATCAGCTCGCGCGCGGCGAACAGCGTGCCGCCGAGCAGGACGAAGTGCAGCAGCCGGCTTCTCGCCAACCTGCGCAGCCGGCTCATGACGCCGCCTCCGGAGAGGTCGGGTCGTACCAGATCGGCGAGGTCCAGGCGCGCTGCTGCACGGTCGACGGCACGAGCCCGGAGCAGCACTGCTGGTACTCCCACGTCGTGTAGGTGATCGGCAGCTCGCACACGCCGTCGCCGCACTCGTCGTTCGAGTTGCAGCCCTTGCCGTTGATCGCGGGATCGAGCGAGCCGCAAACGCCCATCGGCTTCGAGCAGTCGACGCCGCGCGCGTTGCAGTAGTACTGGTTCCAGCGGCAGCTCGGCTGCTCGAGGACGCGCGCATAGTAGAACGCGCGCTCGCTGGGGTCGAACTCGGGATCCTGCCATACGACGCAGAGGCTCGCGTGACCGACGCCGGTCGGGCGGCAGGTGCGCAGGTCGACGGCGCCGCTCGGGTCGGTGCCGTCGCCGCCGTCCACGATCGGCAGGCGACGCTTGCCGGGCGTGATCGGCTTGACGCCGCCGCCCTGCCCGCCACCCGCGACGTCGAACACCTTCTCGTGCGTCTCGCCGTTCGCGTCGACCCAGCCCTTGATGATCTGGATGCGGTCGAGCTTGTTGCCCGGCTGGTTCGGCGCGCCCGGGTCCATGAGCGCGCTCACCGCGAAGCGCGGCGCCGTGCTGCTCGCGGAAAGCGTGCCGCCCATCGGCACGCCGGTCGCGTAGCCGCGCGCCGCGAAGTCGCCGCGCGAGCACAGGTCGGCGGGGACGTTCGGTCCGCCGAAGAAGCGCACGATCGGACGCGTGCCGCTCGTCGCGTAGGTCTCGCGGCGCTTGAGCGCCTCGAAGATCGAGTCGCGCGAGTTCTCCTCGGCCCACGCGACCGTCAAGCCGCCGCCGTTGGTCTCGAGGCCGAGCAGGTACTTCTCGTTCAGGATCTGCGCCGACACGGCGAAGCTCTGATCGCCGTGCGCGCCGTTGCGCGCGTACTCGAGCTCCTCGCTCTGGCCGGGCGTGCCGTTGTGGTTGTCGAGCCCGCCGACGAAGCCGAGCTTGAACGGATTGACGCCGAATCGATCCTCGAACGCGATGCCGTTCTTGAGCGCGTTGCGCACGTACGCGGCCGGCGGGAGGTTGTCGGGCGTGCGGTCCTCGGGCGCGAGCCAGCCGCCGTTCAAGCGGTTGAAATTCATGGTCTCGAAGGCGCACTCCTCGTCGGTCGCGCCCCACGCGCCGGGCAGCGACGCGGAGAAGCGGCACTCCGACGAGCCCTTGATCTGCATCATCTCGACGAGCGGCTCCATCTCGTTGCGCACGCGCGCCTCGTCGAGGCTCTCGGGCATGAGGAACATCGCGCCGGCGCTGATGTTCGAGTTGTGCGGGATCGACAGCGCCTCGCAGCGCGGGTGCTCGGGCGGATGGTCGTTGCAGCTCGCGCGCAGCTCCTCGAGCAGCTGCTGCGGCGAGCCGATCGGGTACCCCGGACGATCGCACTTCTCGCCGTCGCCGCAGCCGACCGGTGCCTCGAGGTTCGTGATCGGCAGGTCGAGCACGTCGTCGTTGCGGAAGATGATGTTGCGGTGCAGGTTCGCGCCGCCGCCGCTGCCGGGGAAGTCGGTGATGCAGGCGCCGCCGCTGGGATCGCAGTCGCTGTCCTCCCAGCACGGCGTCTGGGGCGCGTTCTCGCAGCGCCCCGTGCTCATCATCGCGGTGTACTCGTAGGCGATGAACGAGGTGAAGGTGCACGCCGAGGTGCGGTCGTACGCTTCCTCGGCGTCGTGCTGGATCTGCTGCCAGACGTGCTTCGCCTGCTCGAGGCAGAGGTGGCCGTCGCCGCCGTTCGGCGTGGCGTCGCAGTAGCTGACGCGCGTCGGATTCTCGTCGAGGTTCTCCGGCACCGCGACCAGCACCTGCACGGTGCCGCCGTGCAGACGGGTGAGCTCGTCGCGCGCGAGCGTGCAGAGCGGGCTCGTGTAGCCGCGCGGGACGCACATCGTGTCTTGGTCCATCAGCCGACCGAGCACCGAGCCGCACTCCTGACCCGGCGGGCACTCGGCGTTCGACGTGCACGGCTTGACGGGCTCGAAGAGACAGATGTTGGTCTCGCCGAGCTGCTCCGCGTGCTCGGTGACCGCCACCCAGTCGAGCGCGCGGCCCTCGGGGAGCTGCGCGGTGCGCGACGCCGTGAACTCGCAGCGCTCGGGCGGCAGGCAGTACGGATGCTGGGCGACGAGCGGCGACGTCGCGGGCGTCTGCGGCGCGGGATCGAACTGCTCGCGCGTGTCGACCCACGGCGGCAGGCCAACCACGCCGCCCTTCGCGTAGCGGTACGCGTCGGCCGGCGTGTTGCGCGTGTCGAGCGTCCCCGAGTCGAAGGAGTACGCGGTGTGGACGTGCGTCTCGCCGAAGAACGGTTGCCGCAGGGGATCGTAGTGATCGCACGGCGCGCGATCCTCGGTGCGCGCGAAGGGCTGCGCCCAGGCTGCGCCGGCGCAGGACGTCGATACGACCATCGCGCACAGCACGCGCGCGACGACGGAGCCTCCGATCCGCATGTAGCTACCCTCCACGTCGCCCCGGGGCGGCCGTCCGGGACGTTTGATGCGCCGCGGGGCCTGTACTGAGAAGCGTTGGTCGCCCTCAGCAACATTAACGGATAATCGGTTCGATGTCCCCGAGTCCTAAGGAATCGGTTCGATTTCGGTTCGATTGCCGCCCGTCCACGGCGTGACGGGCGCGGCATCGTGAGCGACGAAACCGTGCACCGGCGCGGCTATCGCTTCGTCGGGTGTCGTGCAGCGCCGCAAGGAAACGGCGCCGCGGCCGCGACGACGCAGAGCGCTCGCGCCACCTTCGTCGGCCGCGCGGCGGCGCACGGCGAGCTCGAGCGCGCGCTCGCCACCGCGCTCACGGGACGCCGCCAGATGGTGCTCGTGTCGGGCGACGCCGGCCTCGGCAAGACGACGCTGCTCGAGGTCTTCCTGGCGGAGGTGCGCGAGCGCAAGCCGCGCGCGTGGACGATCCGCGGGCAGTGCATCGCGAGCTACGGCGCGCGCGAGCCGTTTCTACCGGTGCTCGACGGGCTCGGCCGGCTC containing:
- a CDS encoding HupE/UreJ family protein — translated: MTRSAVRAAARATERASVRSTLQTTGRAVRALARLLAAALACAVLGATPAALAHPLDPALLELRESAPGVLDVSWKTARAAQGVLEPVLPDDCRDTSERRARVQRRSVLWRWSVTCEAGGLVGREVGVRGLAARQGDALLRIELADGRRVQAVLRADAPLFTVPERAGPLDVFADYLLLGIEHIAGGLDHLAFVLGLVLLVRGRRALLWTITAFTVGHSVTLSLATLGFVDAPTALVEALIAASIVVVALEVAHLREPDVGTASLLARRPWLVAFAFGLLHGLGFAGALADVGLPAGEIPLALLAFNVGIELGQLAFVALVLGVLALARAALAHRAPAAWIRLVPAYAIGTLAVVWLCERVVTLVG
- a CDS encoding peptidylprolyl isomerase; translated protein: MSRLRRLARSRLLHFVLLGGTLFAARELIARHERSAPQPVVREPIVVTRERVRALEEGFVAQWGAPPTEAQRRALVEQAVLDEMLFREARVLALGHGDRSVERRLVEKMRTVSDRPLRDPEELVHEAIELELDDDVVVRRLLIEKMRLVLQQGDGPTVVRDEDLAAYLERYADEYRLPERITLTQVYLSADARGARVADDARATLAKLRAADGTPDVAALSDPFPLGNELRAYTRGQLIGRFGKPFAEQVATLEPGVWHGPLESPYGLHLVRVEAKEPARLPTVDEVRPALTRAVQRELAKEAFARGVARLRALYEVRIEDEALRAALAGASGARS
- a CDS encoding DUF3604 domain-containing protein, producing MRIGGSVVARVLCAMVVSTSCAGAAWAQPFARTEDRAPCDHYDPLRQPFFGETHVHTAYSFDSGTLDTRNTPADAYRYAKGGVVGLPPWVDTREQFDPAPQTPATSPLVAQHPYCLPPERCEFTASRTAQLPEGRALDWVAVTEHAEQLGETNICLFEPVKPCTSNAECPPGQECGSVLGRLMDQDTMCVPRGYTSPLCTLARDELTRLHGGTVQVLVAVPENLDENPTRVSYCDATPNGGDGHLCLEQAKHVWQQIQHDAEEAYDRTSACTFTSFIAYEYTAMMSTGRCENAPQTPCWEDSDCDPSGGACITDFPGSGGGANLHRNIIFRNDDVLDLPITNLEAPVGCGDGEKCDRPGYPIGSPQQLLEELRASCNDHPPEHPRCEALSIPHNSNISAGAMFLMPESLDEARVRNEMEPLVEMMQIKGSSECRFSASLPGAWGATDEECAFETMNFNRLNGGWLAPEDRTPDNLPPAAYVRNALKNGIAFEDRFGVNPFKLGFVGGLDNHNGTPGQSEELEYARNGAHGDQSFAVSAQILNEKYLLGLETNGGGLTVAWAEENSRDSIFEALKRRETYATSGTRPIVRFFGGPNVPADLCSRGDFAARGYATGVPMGGTLSASSTAPRFAVSALMDPGAPNQPGNKLDRIQIIKGWVDANGETHEKVFDVAGGGQGGGVKPITPGKRRLPIVDGGDGTDPSGAVDLRTCRPTGVGHASLCVVWQDPEFDPSERAFYYARVLEQPSCRWNQYYCNARGVDCSKPMGVCGSLDPAINGKGCNSNDECGDGVCELPITYTTWEYQQCCSGLVPSTVQQRAWTSPIWYDPTSPEAAS